The Candidatus Eisenbacteria bacterium genome window below encodes:
- the nuoF gene encoding NADH-quinone oxidoreductase subunit NuoF yields MPERILLRCRDIPDLRRLPVYLKHGGYESARKALTQHTPEQLVDMVKASNLRGRGGAGFPTGMKWSFLPKQSEKPVYLCVNADESEPGTFKDREIMEDDPHQLLEGVLISAFAIKCHRAYIYIRGEMLTGYERLWEAVQEANAGGFLGKNIFGTGFDLEVIVHRGAGAYICGEETGLIESLEGKRAYPRIKPPFPATHGVFGCPTIVNNVETLACVPHIVTRGADWFKSIGPEKSPGPKLFCVSGHVVRPGTYELPMGTPLREIIYEHAGGIPNGRALKGVIPGGASMPVFTPDEIDVAMDMDSVQKAGSFLGSAGIMVMDDTVCMVWATLTLAHFFRHESCGQCTPCREGTGWLENVLHGLEEGHASPQDVDLLLNISNNMMGNTICALADAAAMPVRAFVTKYRAEFEEHARLGRCPFNTRAELRAAEPRAHAHG; encoded by the coding sequence ATGCCCGAACGGATCCTGCTCCGGTGCCGGGACATCCCGGACCTGCGACGGCTGCCGGTCTACCTGAAGCACGGGGGCTACGAGTCCGCCAGAAAGGCGCTCACCCAGCACACGCCGGAGCAGCTGGTCGACATGGTGAAGGCGTCGAATCTCCGCGGCCGCGGGGGTGCGGGCTTCCCGACGGGGATGAAGTGGAGCTTCCTGCCGAAGCAGAGCGAGAAGCCGGTCTACCTGTGCGTGAATGCCGACGAGTCCGAGCCCGGGACCTTCAAGGATCGCGAGATCATGGAGGACGATCCGCACCAGCTCCTGGAGGGCGTCCTCATCTCCGCCTTCGCCATCAAGTGTCACCGCGCCTACATCTACATCCGCGGCGAGATGCTGACCGGCTACGAGCGGCTCTGGGAGGCGGTGCAGGAGGCGAACGCGGGCGGCTTCCTCGGCAAGAACATCTTCGGCACCGGCTTCGACCTCGAGGTCATCGTCCACCGCGGCGCGGGCGCCTACATCTGTGGCGAGGAGACGGGGCTCATCGAATCGCTCGAAGGCAAGCGCGCCTATCCGCGCATCAAGCCCCCGTTCCCGGCGACCCACGGGGTGTTCGGCTGCCCGACGATCGTCAACAACGTGGAGACGCTCGCCTGCGTGCCGCACATCGTCACGCGCGGCGCCGACTGGTTCAAGTCGATCGGACCGGAGAAGAGCCCCGGGCCGAAGCTCTTCTGCGTCTCGGGACACGTCGTGCGTCCGGGGACGTACGAGCTGCCGATGGGCACGCCGCTGCGCGAGATCATCTACGAGCACGCGGGCGGGATCCCGAACGGCCGCGCGCTGAAAGGCGTCATCCCCGGCGGCGCGTCCATGCCGGTGTTCACGCCCGACGAGATCGACGTCGCGATGGACATGGACTCGGTGCAGAAGGCGGGCTCGTTCCTGGGCTCGGCCGGCATCATGGTGATGGACGACACCGTGTGCATGGTGTGGGCGACGCTCACGCTGGCGCACTTCTTCCGCCACGAGTCGTGCGGGCAGTGCACGCCCTGTCGCGAGGGAACCGGCTGGCTCGAGAACGTCCTGCACGGGCTCGAAGAGGGCCACGCCTCGCCGCAGGACGTGGATCTCCTCCTCAACATCTCGAACAACATGATGGGCAACACCATCTGCGCCCTCGCCGACGCCGCGGCCATGCCCGTGCGAGCCTTCGTGACCAAGTACCGTGCGGAGTTCGAGGAGCACGCCCGGCTCGGTCGGTGCCCGTTCAACACGCGCGCCGAGCTGCGCGCCGCGGAGCCACGCGCCCATGCCCACGGTTGA
- a CDS encoding gamma-glutamylcyclotransferase translates to MTATTRLFLYGTLLEEIDAPALAAFDAYEDEGRLYVRRDAVVTVDGAPVRCQVYQARRPPG, encoded by the coding sequence GTGACGGCGACCACTCGCCTCTTCCTCTACGGGACGCTCCTCGAGGAGATCGACGCGCCCGCGCTCGCCGCGTTCGACGCGTACGAGGACGAAGGACGTCTCTACGTACGGCGGGACGCCGTCGTCACCGTCGACGGGGCGCCGGTGCGCTGCCAGGTGTACCAAGCACGGCGGCCGCCCGGCTGA
- the dnaA gene encoding chromosomal replication initiator protein DnaA, protein MVDTIWSETQRQLRGALPVTDYEFWIAPLRATGWEANELTLEVASQFARDWIGKEHLALIERAVGLAAGRDARVRLVVNRQLSSTLPERKTPQRMPAAVTDTATRAEGRYTFQNFVVGESNAVAYRAAQAVVEAPGERYNPLFVHGAFGLGKTHLSYALADAIARNGRRAGGVVCVTAEHFVNEMIAALRRDQMDRFRQRYRGIGTLIVDDVQFLGGKKRSQEEFAHTFNALHELRKQIVLASDRPPYELPDMEDTLRNRFASGLLVDVRPPDPALRRALVERKGAALGVVLQPPVVRYLAEEWCQNVRELEGALTRLGAFASLAGKPVTLAVARDALAPYLRRNRTTEHASVARILGEVCRHYHLTRAELISPRRTARVSIPRQVAMYLCRRHTEAPLQAIGAELGGRDHSTVVHALGAIERRLAADEDLRSTVAVLESRLGS, encoded by the coding sequence ATGGTCGACACCATCTGGTCGGAGACGCAGCGGCAACTCCGTGGCGCGTTGCCCGTCACGGACTACGAATTCTGGATCGCGCCACTGCGCGCGACGGGGTGGGAGGCGAACGAGCTCACGCTCGAGGTCGCAAGCCAGTTCGCCCGCGACTGGATAGGCAAGGAGCACCTCGCGTTGATCGAGCGGGCGGTCGGGCTCGCTGCAGGACGCGACGCGCGGGTGCGCCTGGTCGTGAACCGCCAGCTCTCGTCGACCCTGCCGGAGCGCAAGACGCCGCAGCGCATGCCGGCGGCGGTGACCGACACCGCGACCCGGGCCGAGGGGCGCTATACCTTCCAGAATTTCGTCGTCGGCGAGAGCAATGCGGTCGCCTACCGCGCCGCCCAGGCCGTCGTGGAGGCGCCGGGCGAGCGGTACAACCCGCTCTTCGTGCATGGGGCCTTCGGGCTCGGCAAGACCCACCTCTCGTATGCGCTCGCCGACGCAATCGCCCGCAACGGACGGCGGGCGGGCGGCGTCGTGTGCGTCACGGCGGAACATTTCGTGAACGAGATGATCGCGGCGCTCCGGCGCGATCAGATGGACCGGTTCCGCCAGCGCTACCGGGGGATCGGCACGCTGATCGTCGACGACGTCCAGTTCCTGGGCGGCAAGAAGCGATCCCAGGAGGAGTTCGCCCACACCTTCAACGCCCTGCACGAGCTGCGAAAGCAGATCGTCCTCGCGTCGGATCGGCCGCCCTACGAGCTACCGGACATGGAGGACACGCTGCGCAACCGGTTCGCGTCGGGGCTGCTGGTCGACGTACGCCCGCCCGACCCGGCGCTCCGCCGGGCGCTGGTCGAACGCAAGGGCGCCGCACTCGGGGTGGTCCTGCAGCCGCCGGTCGTGCGCTATCTCGCCGAGGAGTGGTGCCAGAACGTCCGCGAGCTGGAGGGCGCGCTCACGCGTCTCGGCGCCTTCGCGAGCCTCGCCGGCAAGCCGGTGACGCTCGCCGTCGCCCGTGACGCCCTCGCGCCGTACCTGCGGCGCAACCGGACCACCGAGCACGCCTCGGTCGCCCGCATCCTCGGCGAGGTCTGCCGCCACTATCACCTGACGCGCGCCGAGCTGATCTCGCCGCGACGGACGGCGCGCGTTTCGATCCCGCGTCAGGTGGCCATGTACCTCTGTCGCCGCCACACCGAGGCGCCGCTGCAGGCGATCGGCGCCGAGCTGGGCGGCCGCGACCACTCGACGGTGGTCCACGCCCTGGGCGCGATCGAGCGCCGGCTGGCGGCCGACGAGGACCTGCGCTCGACCGTCGCCGTGTTGGAATCGCGGCTCGGATCCTGA
- a CDS encoding radical SAM protein: MRLHLISPTHYGPGGSLHKTTRYWTSGITLPYLAALTPPPHTVAFTDELMQDLDTARVERDADVVGITAMGPQIRRAYDLADHFRTKGKRVVLGGTWVTLTAEDSLRHADAVVAGEAEYVWRDVLADLEAGRSRGIYRADRWHDLRDLPEIDYWSLPLLKPDVFRSSWLYRQYFFWPIFFSRGCPHPCEYCAVQTYYQRTFRTRPADEFMAEVRRMKAIGARRFLFLDDNPIAHPEKAKEMLAALVPERVQWVSQATINVARDDELLDLVARSGCRVLSIGFESIVDESLASVSKQFNRPSRFKEDIAKLRAKGIQVIALVMVGLDGDTLETFPATLRWLDENKISFLKLFTPAPYPGTKFHRDMQEAGRLMSDDWGAYDYGTPNVRPKNMSADEMIDGFKMVYSGFYSVRSMLRRFVPPSRRNLLETAAMLVANAKVNGYLRRNPDAWGTIS; the protein is encoded by the coding sequence ATGCGCCTGCACCTGATCTCGCCCACGCACTACGGACCGGGCGGATCGCTGCACAAGACGACGCGCTACTGGACGAGCGGCATCACCCTGCCCTACCTCGCCGCCCTGACGCCCCCGCCGCACACGGTGGCGTTCACCGACGAGCTCATGCAGGACCTCGACACTGCGCGCGTCGAGCGCGACGCCGACGTCGTCGGCATCACCGCGATGGGTCCGCAGATCCGGCGCGCGTACGACCTCGCCGACCACTTTCGTACCAAGGGGAAGCGCGTCGTGCTCGGCGGCACGTGGGTCACGCTCACGGCCGAGGATTCGCTCCGCCACGCCGACGCGGTGGTCGCGGGCGAGGCCGAGTACGTGTGGCGCGACGTGCTCGCCGACCTCGAAGCCGGGCGGTCGCGCGGCATCTACCGCGCCGATCGTTGGCACGACCTCCGCGACCTGCCCGAGATCGACTACTGGTCGCTGCCGCTGCTCAAGCCCGACGTGTTCCGGTCGAGCTGGCTCTACCGCCAGTACTTCTTCTGGCCCATCTTCTTCTCGCGCGGCTGCCCGCACCCCTGCGAGTACTGCGCCGTCCAGACGTACTATCAGCGGACCTTCCGCACCCGGCCTGCGGACGAGTTCATGGCCGAGGTTCGCCGCATGAAGGCGATCGGCGCGCGCCGCTTCCTCTTTCTCGACGACAACCCGATCGCCCACCCCGAAAAGGCGAAGGAGATGTTGGCGGCCCTGGTCCCCGAGCGGGTGCAATGGGTCAGCCAGGCGACGATCAACGTCGCACGCGACGACGAGCTGCTCGACCTGGTGGCCCGCTCGGGCTGTCGCGTCCTGTCGATCGGATTCGAGTCGATCGTCGACGAGAGCCTCGCCTCGGTGTCGAAGCAGTTCAACCGTCCCAGCCGCTTCAAGGAGGACATCGCGAAGCTCCGGGCCAAGGGCATCCAGGTGATCGCGCTCGTGATGGTCGGCCTCGACGGCGACACGCTCGAGACGTTTCCCGCGACCCTGCGCTGGCTCGACGAAAACAAGATCAGCTTCCTGAAGCTCTTCACGCCGGCGCCGTATCCCGGCACGAAGTTCCACCGCGACATGCAGGAGGCCGGGCGCCTGATGAGCGACGACTGGGGCGCGTACGACTACGGCACCCCGAACGTCCGCCCGAAGAACATGAGCGCCGACGAGATGATCGACGGCTTCAAGATGGTGTACTCGGGCTTCTACTCGGTGCGCAGCATGCTGCGCCGCTTCGTGCCGCCGTCCCGTCGCAACCTCCTCGAGACCGCCGCCATGCTGGTCGCGAATGCGAAGGTGAACGGCTACCTGCGTCGCAACCCGGACGCCTGGGGCACGATCTCGTAG
- a CDS encoding thioredoxin domain-containing protein, producing MTKGTMIGVTLVAAAVGCGPNPADIEELKKGQKEILAKLEVLEKKAVAPAPARPAVDPNKVYDLQVGASPTAGPSEAKVTIVEFSDYQCPFCSQAEPLLDQVMQAYPKDVKRVYKQFPLTSIHPNALPASKAAVAAGKQGKFWEMHKKLFTNQRELSPDNYKKWAQEIGIDVAKFEKDMNSPEVQAQIDKEMQEARSADVTGTPTIFVNGKRLQQRSMEGFKAAIDPALPKS from the coding sequence ATGACCAAGGGGACGATGATCGGAGTGACGCTGGTGGCCGCGGCGGTCGGGTGTGGGCCGAATCCCGCCGACATCGAGGAGCTGAAGAAGGGGCAGAAGGAGATCCTCGCCAAGCTCGAGGTGCTCGAGAAGAAGGCGGTCGCGCCGGCGCCCGCACGTCCGGCGGTAGATCCCAACAAAGTGTACGACCTCCAGGTCGGAGCGTCGCCCACGGCCGGTCCGAGCGAGGCCAAGGTCACGATCGTCGAGTTCTCGGACTACCAGTGTCCGTTCTGCAGCCAGGCGGAGCCGCTCCTCGATCAGGTGATGCAGGCGTATCCCAAGGACGTGAAGCGCGTCTACAAGCAGTTCCCCTTGACGTCCATCCATCCGAATGCGCTACCCGCGTCGAAGGCGGCGGTCGCGGCCGGCAAGCAAGGCAAGTTCTGGGAGATGCACAAGAAGCTCTTCACGAACCAGCGCGAGCTCTCGCCCGACAACTACAAAAAGTGGGCGCAGGAGATCGGCATCGACGTGGCGAAGTTCGAGAAGGACATGAACTCGCCGGAAGTGCAGGCGCAGATCGACAAGGAGATGCAGGAAGCGCGTTCGGCCGACGTCACCGGGACGCCGACGATCTTCGTGAACGGCAAGCGGCTGCAGCAGCGGAGCATGGAAGGCTTCAAGGCCGCCATCGATCCGGCGCTGCCGAAGAGCTGA
- a CDS encoding lysophospholipid acyltransferase family protein: MDDDGTVRAALRFDSGGWRRFAELGSIYAPEWWKRGSPPVIAAIIYAIGRRQREAVLRNQRQVRGQRPWLRERWDAYRVFASMARSLTESLEQWGPRPRTLGLAVKGGEIIEAAAAEGRGLLVVTGHFGSWEVGARMLAKLGRRVNWLMGTEPNPTVRAFVHEMRTRHGFNVLYSDRSILSGLPVLQALRRGEVVCIQMEPWGPLRGTHEVMFCGRRARFQIGPFVLARLARAPLVPAFVVRTGIRSYEFRIPGRYDPKTPADSAAALEAVVRTYEELIRELPQQWIMFEDVWRDAPEPEDDYEIVPQASGLRRR, from the coding sequence ATGGACGACGACGGCACGGTGCGCGCCGCGCTGCGCTTCGACAGCGGCGGCTGGCGGCGCTTCGCCGAGCTCGGCTCCATCTACGCGCCCGAGTGGTGGAAGCGGGGCTCGCCGCCCGTCATCGCGGCCATCATCTACGCGATCGGACGCCGGCAGCGCGAGGCCGTCCTGCGCAACCAGCGCCAGGTGCGGGGCCAACGGCCATGGCTGCGCGAGCGCTGGGATGCGTATCGCGTGTTCGCGTCGATGGCGCGGTCGCTGACCGAGAGCCTCGAGCAGTGGGGACCGCGGCCGCGCACGCTCGGTCTTGCCGTGAAGGGCGGTGAGATCATCGAGGCGGCGGCCGCCGAAGGGCGCGGCCTGCTCGTGGTCACCGGCCACTTCGGCTCGTGGGAGGTCGGGGCACGCATGCTCGCGAAGCTCGGCCGGCGCGTGAACTGGCTCATGGGGACGGAGCCCAACCCGACGGTGCGCGCGTTCGTTCACGAGATGCGGACGCGCCACGGCTTCAACGTCCTGTACTCGGACCGCTCGATCCTCTCCGGGCTACCGGTCCTGCAGGCGCTGCGGCGGGGGGAGGTGGTGTGCATCCAGATGGAGCCGTGGGGCCCGCTGCGGGGTACGCACGAGGTCATGTTCTGCGGGCGCCGGGCCCGCTTCCAGATCGGGCCGTTCGTGCTGGCGCGCCTGGCGCGCGCTCCGCTCGTTCCGGCGTTCGTGGTCCGCACGGGCATCCGGAGCTACGAGTTCCGGATTCCGGGCCGCTACGATCCGAAGACGCCGGCCGACAGCGCCGCGGCCCTCGAAGCCGTCGTGCGAACCTACGAGGAGCTGATCCGCGAGCTGCCGCAGCAGTGGATCATGTTCGAGGACGTGTGGCGCGACGCGCCGGAGCCCGAAGACGACTACGAGATCGTGCCCCAGGCGTCCGGGTTGCGACGCAGGTAG
- a CDS encoding nitrite/sulfite reductase: protein MRPTEHQHRDALRLHADRLARHLEGTLPADSWRPVRLSYGLYYQLDHTSHMQRIKLPGGRMSAEQLEVLADVSDRYGRGIGHFTTRQDLQIHWVPVEQIMDMYDQLLRVGITTRGACADSVRNVTGCPYAGVSPDEPFDVSPYILAVHEYFLFNPLNLTLPRKFKIAVEGCPLDCAQVPVNDIGVYAKTRGDQRGFMVYAGGGLGSQPFLAQFLTDFIPDADLLIWCEAIVRVQHRHGERKNRSRARMKYVVKKMGLERFRQVVAEEVARVTAERGTELRREVQEAVDLYRDPAPAETPPGGGHAAPGFAVWKATNTHAQRQAGYRAALVQLPLGDLTTDQMRVLARLAREFGNGSLRATDDQNVVLPWISEASLPALHAALVANELGNPDVSTINDVVSCPGMDYCSLAITRSMGMAERIRAHLLDEGDEFAARLGVFGVKISGCPNSCGQHHVGDIGLTGHTVTEKDGVQRPYYSILVGGSVGEGRGRIGKRLGRYPEEAASAAVAAVARYYERERRKAERFPEFVDRVGLPRLATVAEAGAKAAGA, encoded by the coding sequence ATGCGACCCACCGAGCACCAGCACCGCGATGCCTTGCGGCTCCACGCCGACCGGCTGGCGCGGCACCTCGAGGGGACGCTCCCGGCCGACTCCTGGCGGCCGGTCCGCCTGTCGTACGGCCTCTACTACCAGCTCGATCACACGAGCCACATGCAGCGGATCAAGCTCCCGGGCGGCCGGATGTCGGCGGAGCAGCTCGAGGTGCTCGCCGACGTGTCGGACCGCTATGGCCGGGGGATCGGCCACTTCACCACGCGCCAGGACCTGCAGATCCACTGGGTGCCGGTCGAGCAGATCATGGACATGTACGACCAGCTCCTGCGGGTCGGGATCACGACCCGCGGCGCGTGCGCCGACAGTGTCCGCAACGTCACCGGGTGCCCGTACGCCGGCGTCTCGCCCGACGAGCCGTTCGACGTCTCGCCGTACATCCTGGCCGTGCACGAGTACTTCCTGTTCAACCCGCTCAACCTGACGCTGCCCCGGAAATTCAAGATCGCCGTCGAAGGCTGCCCGCTCGACTGTGCCCAGGTCCCCGTGAACGACATCGGCGTCTACGCGAAGACGCGGGGCGACCAGCGCGGCTTCATGGTGTACGCCGGCGGCGGGCTCGGCTCGCAACCCTTCCTGGCGCAGTTTCTCACCGACTTCATCCCCGACGCCGACCTGTTGATTTGGTGCGAAGCGATCGTCCGCGTCCAGCATCGGCACGGCGAGCGCAAGAACCGCAGCCGCGCGCGGATGAAGTACGTAGTGAAGAAGATGGGCCTCGAGCGCTTCCGTCAGGTGGTGGCCGAGGAGGTGGCGCGCGTCACCGCCGAACGCGGTACGGAGCTGCGCCGCGAGGTGCAGGAGGCCGTCGACCTCTATCGCGATCCCGCTCCCGCCGAGACGCCGCCGGGCGGTGGCCACGCGGCGCCGGGCTTCGCGGTCTGGAAAGCGACGAACACCCACGCCCAGCGCCAGGCGGGCTACCGCGCTGCGCTGGTCCAGCTCCCGCTCGGCGATCTCACGACCGACCAGATGCGCGTCCTGGCGCGCCTCGCCCGCGAGTTCGGCAACGGCTCGCTGCGGGCGACGGACGATCAGAACGTGGTGCTGCCCTGGATCTCCGAGGCGTCGCTGCCGGCTCTTCATGCGGCACTCGTCGCGAACGAGCTCGGCAACCCCGACGTCAGCACCATCAACGACGTCGTGTCGTGCCCGGGCATGGACTACTGCTCGCTCGCCATCACCCGCTCGATGGGCATGGCGGAGCGCATCCGCGCGCACCTCCTCGACGAAGGCGACGAGTTCGCGGCGCGGCTCGGCGTCTTCGGCGTCAAGATCAGCGGCTGCCCGAACTCGTGCGGACAGCATCACGTGGGCGACATCGGCCTCACCGGCCACACGGTGACCGAGAAGGACGGCGTCCAGCGCCCGTACTACTCGATCCTGGTCGGTGGCTCGGTCGGCGAAGGCCGCGGGCGCATCGGCAAGCGGCTCGGGCGCTATCCCGAAGAGGCGGCGTCCGCCGCGGTCGCGGCCGTGGCGCGCTACTACGAGCGCGAGCGCCGCAAGGCGGAGCGCTTTCCGGAGTTCGTCGATCGGGTGGGGCTGCCACGGCTCGCGACCGTCGCCGAAGCCGGCGCCAAGGCGGCCGGAGCGTGA
- a CDS encoding uracil-DNA glycosylase, protein MTPTRSSSPPASSAASDALGRLARRIARCRACPRLVAHRERVAAERVARFRDQTYWGRPVPGFGDPQARLLVVGLAPAAHGGNRTGRVFTGDESGNWLYRALHAAGFANQPTSTHRDDGLRLAGAYVTAIARCAPPGNRPTPAEIARCRPFLLAELRSLPRLAVVVVLGKIAHDGFLAAERARGHDVQRPAPRFAHGAEHRLPSGLVLLCSYHPSQQNTFTGRLTRPMLDAVFSRAAAVLGTPGSAPAPRRR, encoded by the coding sequence GTGACACCCACGCGCTCTTCCTCACCGCCGGCGTCCTCTGCGGCGAGTGATGCCCTCGGGCGCCTCGCGCGCCGCATCGCGCGTTGCCGCGCGTGCCCGCGCCTGGTCGCGCATCGCGAGCGCGTCGCCGCGGAGCGCGTCGCCCGTTTTCGCGACCAGACCTACTGGGGGCGTCCCGTCCCCGGCTTCGGCGACCCGCAGGCGCGCCTGCTGGTCGTAGGGCTCGCGCCCGCCGCCCACGGAGGCAACCGTACCGGCCGCGTCTTCACCGGCGACGAGAGCGGCAACTGGCTCTACCGGGCGCTCCACGCCGCCGGCTTCGCGAACCAACCCACCTCCACGCATCGCGACGACGGGCTCCGTCTCGCGGGCGCGTACGTGACGGCGATCGCGCGCTGCGCGCCGCCGGGAAATCGCCCGACGCCGGCCGAGATCGCCAGGTGCCGGCCGTTCCTGCTGGCGGAGCTGCGAAGCCTGCCGCGCCTCGCGGTCGTGGTGGTGCTCGGGAAGATCGCGCACGACGGCTTCCTCGCCGCCGAGCGTGCGCGCGGCCACGACGTGCAGCGGCCGGCTCCGCGCTTCGCGCACGGAGCCGAGCACCGGCTGCCGTCCGGCCTGGTGCTCCTGTGCTCGTACCATCCGAGCCAGCAGAACACGTTCACCGGCCGTCTCACGCGGCCGATGCTCGACGCCGTCTTCAGCCGGGCGGCCGCCGTGCTTGGTACACCTGGCAGCGCACCGGCGCCCCGTCGACGGTGA
- a CDS encoding helix-turn-helix transcriptional regulator, which yields MRTVHGLTVTEMARALRVSQSVVRRWMHGRLVPPWRRVKAMVALWGGDAEVLGLGAAVQRHCRSTGTTVEEAVRIIRAGRRTAPVRRVASARDRRQLSLPIGG from the coding sequence GTGCGCACGGTTCACGGCCTCACGGTCACGGAGATGGCGCGCGCGCTCCGGGTCAGCCAATCGGTCGTCCGCCGCTGGATGCACGGCCGGCTCGTGCCACCGTGGCGGCGGGTGAAGGCGATGGTCGCGCTGTGGGGCGGCGACGCCGAAGTGCTCGGGCTCGGCGCCGCCGTGCAACGCCACTGCCGCTCGACCGGCACCACCGTCGAAGAGGCGGTCCGCATCATCCGCGCCGGCCGTCGGACCGCACCCGTCCGCCGCGTCGCGAGCGCGCGCGATCGCCGCCAGCTCTCGCTCCCCATCGGCGGCTGA
- a CDS encoding molybdopterin-dependent oxidoreductase: MPTVEIDGKKVEVEDGLTVIQAADRLGIEIPHYCWHPGLSISGNCRMCLVEIEKSPKLQIACNTRVTDGMVVHTTSEKTKTAQKAVLEFLLINHPIDCPVCDQAGECKLQEYYMDYDRQRSRVPLAAKVKKGKAIPIGPHVMLDQERCILCARCTRFVDEVTHTSEIGIFERGDHSRIELAPGRTLDNPYSINVVDICPVGALTSKEFRFKARVWYLERTNSVCGGCANGCNIEIYHREGRIFRFQPRANPDVNQYWMCDEGRLSYAGLQGEGRLLQPLVRGAGGFAPAEWSAALAATLAHLGEIAKDGAGSVAVIVSAQASNEEVFLARQLARRLDATIGGISWSPASAFHDDFLVKADRNPNTRGLALQGLGTDATGVEAVLAGIEAGRVKGLVLVRADLTTWLPDERTKRGLEKLSYLVVLDSDQREVAQYADVVLPIATYAESDGTFTNHAGRVQRFWQAVKPAGDAITGWRALADLLAGSEFEGAPAAESVFAALASEGGAFAGLAYDVLGTAGASAANPRASA, translated from the coding sequence ATGCCCACGGTTGAGATCGACGGCAAGAAGGTCGAGGTCGAGGACGGCCTCACGGTGATCCAGGCCGCCGACCGATTGGGGATCGAGATCCCGCATTACTGCTGGCACCCGGGGCTCTCGATCTCCGGCAACTGCCGGATGTGCCTGGTCGAGATCGAGAAGTCGCCGAAGCTGCAGATCGCCTGCAACACGCGCGTGACGGACGGCATGGTCGTCCACACGACGAGCGAGAAGACGAAGACGGCCCAGAAGGCGGTCCTTGAGTTCCTCCTCATCAACCACCCGATCGACTGCCCCGTCTGCGATCAGGCCGGCGAGTGCAAGCTGCAAGAGTACTACATGGACTACGATCGCCAGCGCAGCCGCGTGCCGCTGGCGGCCAAGGTGAAGAAGGGCAAAGCGATCCCGATCGGGCCCCACGTCATGCTCGATCAGGAGCGCTGCATCCTGTGCGCGCGCTGCACGCGCTTCGTCGACGAGGTGACGCACACGAGCGAGATCGGGATCTTCGAGCGCGGCGACCACTCGCGCATCGAGCTGGCACCGGGCCGCACGCTCGACAACCCGTACTCGATCAACGTCGTCGACATCTGCCCGGTCGGGGCGCTCACCAGCAAGGAGTTCCGTTTCAAGGCGCGCGTCTGGTACCTCGAGCGGACGAACTCGGTGTGCGGGGGCTGCGCCAACGGCTGCAACATCGAGATCTACCACCGCGAAGGACGGATCTTCCGCTTCCAGCCGCGCGCGAACCCGGACGTGAACCAGTACTGGATGTGCGACGAGGGACGCCTGTCCTACGCGGGCCTCCAGGGCGAGGGACGCCTCCTGCAACCGCTCGTGCGCGGCGCGGGCGGCTTCGCGCCGGCCGAGTGGTCGGCGGCGCTCGCTGCGACTCTGGCGCATCTCGGGGAGATCGCGAAGGACGGCGCCGGGTCCGTCGCCGTCATCGTGTCGGCGCAGGCGTCCAACGAGGAGGTCTTCCTCGCGCGGCAGCTCGCGCGGAGGCTCGACGCGACGATCGGGGGCATCTCGTGGTCGCCGGCCAGCGCCTTCCACGACGACTTCCTCGTCAAGGCGGACCGGAACCCGAATACCCGGGGGCTGGCATTGCAGGGGCTCGGCACCGACGCGACGGGCGTGGAGGCGGTGCTCGCCGGCATCGAGGCGGGGCGCGTGAAAGGCCTCGTCCTCGTGCGTGCCGATCTCACGACCTGGCTCCCCGACGAGCGGACGAAGCGCGGGCTCGAGAAGCTCTCGTACCTCGTCGTGCTCGACAGCGACCAGCGCGAGGTGGCGCAGTACGCCGACGTGGTGCTGCCGATCGCCACCTACGCCGAGAGCGACGGAACCTTCACGAACCACGCTGGACGCGTGCAGCGCTTCTGGCAGGCGGTGAAGCCGGCCGGCGACGCCATCACGGGTTGGCGCGCGCTCGCCGATCTCCTCGCAGGCAGCGAGTTCGAGGGGGCACCCGCCGCCGAGTCCGTGTTCGCGGCGCTGGCGTCGGAAGGCGGCGCGTTCGCCGGTCTCGCCTACGACGTCCTCGGCACGGCGGGCGCGAGCGCGGCGAATCCGCGCGCCAGCGCCTGA